From Leptospira congkakensis, one genomic window encodes:
- a CDS encoding phosphoesterase, with translation MLFNVPGPIVATDRQMIDSPSLWKYRYVLVLFSLLGILVVYQLAVVLLLRKSIELPSDAFQGSNLFNPYQNWSGEGQEKISLHTHSNEVWFTPERHSVSEIQSEYKKEGFANVAITDYGQVSETENPNYIRGFEWGQNLKKRHLLAVGIKKSFYDYFPVYASRENLNWVMDRMKKLGGYVIVPHPKLFDSFSREEISSIGGFQAVEVYSPFGDETKILDTLLSQGRNIHCMASDDLHYFPETSIKRFDQPAWKDIIQTLGNQRGRKGESFLRYIVTAEGKTNQASVLEALHSGSFYCVKKFFQGAEDPKVPRIEVTKNNTIELNSKERYLEIRFIGQKGEVLQVTPDTNKATYQFQEKDSYVRLEMIALTGSILSNAIYRNN, from the coding sequence ATGCTTTTCAATGTTCCTGGGCCCATCGTAGCCACAGATAGGCAGATGATAGACTCTCCTTCCTTATGGAAGTATCGGTATGTGTTAGTATTGTTTTCCCTACTTGGAATTTTGGTTGTTTACCAACTAGCAGTTGTATTACTCCTTAGAAAATCAATAGAACTACCTTCAGATGCTTTCCAAGGTTCGAACCTTTTCAATCCATACCAAAATTGGTCTGGAGAAGGGCAGGAAAAAATTTCCTTACATACACATTCTAATGAGGTTTGGTTCACACCCGAAAGGCACAGTGTTTCCGAGATCCAATCAGAGTACAAAAAAGAAGGATTTGCAAACGTAGCCATTACAGATTACGGACAAGTTTCTGAAACAGAAAATCCAAACTACATTCGCGGATTTGAATGGGGACAAAATTTAAAAAAACGTCATCTTCTGGCAGTAGGAATCAAAAAGTCTTTTTATGATTATTTTCCAGTGTATGCTTCTCGTGAAAATCTTAACTGGGTTATGGATCGTATGAAAAAATTAGGTGGGTATGTGATTGTACCTCATCCTAAACTATTTGATTCTTTTTCCAGAGAAGAGATCTCTTCGATCGGTGGATTTCAAGCTGTTGAAGTATATTCTCCATTTGGTGATGAAACCAAAATTTTAGATACACTTCTTAGCCAAGGGCGAAATATCCACTGTATGGCAAGTGATGACTTACATTATTTTCCTGAGACTTCCATCAAAAGATTTGATCAACCTGCTTGGAAAGATATCATTCAAACTTTGGGAAACCAAAGAGGCCGCAAAGGGGAAAGTTTCTTAAGATACATTGTCACTGCTGAGGGCAAAACGAATCAGGCTTCTGTTCTAGAAGCCTTACATTCAGGATCTTTCTATTGTGTTAAAAAATTCTTTCAAGGTGCTGAGGATCCAAAAGTTCCAAGGATTGAAGTAACAAAAAATAATACGATCGAATTGAATTCGAAAGAAAGGTATTTAGAAATTCGTTTTATTGGACAAAAGGGCGAAGTTTTGCAAGTAACCCCTGACACCAACAAAGCCACCTACCAATTTCAAGAAAAGGATTCTTATGTGCGGTTGGAGATGATTGCCCTGACTGGCTCCATTCTCTCCAACGCTATTTATCGAAACAATTAG